One part of the [Synechococcus] sp. NIES-970 genome encodes these proteins:
- a CDS encoding putative peptidoglycan binding domain protein, which produces MEGDRPPHHSMSNRCESEVPVCERPRLKRARLPQPEGPEQEAVSYLQAFLKTAGFLPRSAAINGIFNRPTEAALRSFQQANKLAKTGIVDHHTWQSIERYRQLFLTPVGTAEHPPQHPASKAIAPAAISPKESFPSVVQRHQEKVLLRRGAGFEISPQQQAVYYLQKLLQRGLFLPENAKLDGKFGRQTENGVKFFQVRQKLVADGIVGPSTWEALENFVHHQEAIAHRYITLQDSQDGAFQPQQHRYPRLRRGDGITTPQLQGPVRQLQTHLQKIDPPSPLTVDGQFGLLTEQMVKHFQALRGLTVDGIVGSQTWMTLLDHWVEVYPPLRPLVAHGDRLLQYLAQDSLQDAARQTVPILLETCQHCGIDEPAQVAYILATAYYEGAFGKALFELHPSSHREGRHDLGNIQPGDGLRYQGRGFVKIVGRLNYTRWGDRLGVNLLDHPGFAAEPKLAAIILILGMRDGSFTGHKLDDYLKGDRQDFYQARRIVADLDSQAEAIAQSAVDFLKVFH; this is translated from the coding sequence ATGGAAGGCGATCGCCCTCCCCATCATAGTATGTCTAACCGCTGTGAGTCTGAAGTTCCGGTCTGTGAGCGCCCTCGTCTGAAGCGGGCCCGTCTCCCCCAGCCCGAAGGCCCAGAACAAGAGGCGGTGTCTTATCTCCAAGCCTTCTTAAAAACAGCGGGATTTTTGCCCCGTTCAGCAGCGATTAACGGTATTTTCAATCGTCCGACAGAGGCGGCCTTACGGTCTTTCCAGCAGGCGAACAAGCTGGCAAAAACCGGTATCGTAGACCATCACACTTGGCAAAGCATTGAGCGCTATCGGCAGCTTTTTTTGACCCCAGTGGGAACAGCCGAGCACCCACCGCAACATCCAGCATCCAAGGCGATCGCCCCGGCAGCTATTTCCCCCAAAGAGTCTTTCCCTTCAGTGGTTCAGCGCCATCAAGAAAAAGTCCTCCTGCGTCGGGGGGCTGGGTTTGAAATTTCGCCCCAACAGCAAGCGGTATATTACTTACAAAAATTGCTCCAACGGGGTTTATTTTTGCCAGAAAATGCCAAGCTAGATGGAAAATTCGGGCGTCAAACAGAAAATGGCGTGAAGTTTTTTCAGGTGCGCCAAAAGCTCGTTGCCGACGGTATTGTCGGGCCATCCACCTGGGAAGCTTTAGAAAATTTTGTCCATCACCAGGAGGCGATCGCCCATCGATATATAACCCTCCAGGACTCCCAGGACGGTGCATTTCAGCCCCAGCAGCACCGCTATCCGAGGTTGAGACGGGGAGACGGTATAACAACGCCCCAGCTCCAAGGGCCCGTGCGTCAGCTCCAAACCCATCTCCAAAAAATTGATCCCCCCTCTCCCCTCACCGTGGATGGTCAATTCGGATTATTGACGGAACAGATGGTCAAACACTTCCAGGCTTTGCGGGGGCTCACCGTAGATGGGATTGTCGGGAGCCAGACTTGGATGACGCTACTAGACCATTGGGTGGAAGTCTATCCCCCCCTACGGCCCCTAGTGGCCCATGGCGATCGCTTACTACAATATCTTGCCCAAGACTCCCTCCAGGATGCTGCCCGCCAAACCGTTCCTATCCTTCTAGAAACCTGTCAGCACTGTGGCATTGATGAGCCGGCCCAGGTGGCCTATATACTCGCCACCGCCTACTATGAAGGGGCATTTGGCAAGGCTCTCTTTGAGCTGCATCCCAGTAGCCACCGGGAAGGGCGTCATGATCTGGGCAATATTCAACCAGGGGACGGCCTGCGTTACCAAGGCCGGGGCTTTGTAAAAATTGTTGGGCGGTTAAACTACACCCGTTGGGGCGATCGCCTGGGGGTGAATCTCTTAGATCATCCAGGCTTCGCGGCCGAACCGAAACTCGCTGCTATAATCTTGATTCTGGGGATGCGAGATGGTTCCTTTACGGGGCATAAATTAGACGATTATCTCAAAGGCGATCGCCAAGATTTTTACCAAGCCCGCCGCATTGTCGCTGATCTTGATTCCCAAGCCGAGGCGATCGCCCAATCTGCCGTTGATTTCCTAAAGGTGTTCCATTGA
- the map_1 gene encoding methionine aminopeptidase → MRQSSRIVATVLKEISELLKPGMTTLEVDAYAEQRIREMGATPSFKGYYGFTGSICISINDEVVHGIPRADKRIHQGDIVKVDTGAFFKGYHGDSCITVGVGKKIKPAALRLMQAAEEALYKGIDQVKAGNSLLDIAGAVEDHVQSYGYHVVEDFTGHGVGAELHEEPSVFNFRTRDLPNVVLEAGMVLAIEPIVNAKTKETITLDDKWTVITPDKSLSAQFEHTVLVTETGYEILTDRNLV, encoded by the coding sequence ATGCGCCAATCGTCGCGGATTGTGGCTACGGTCCTCAAGGAAATTAGTGAGCTGCTCAAACCCGGCATGACCACCCTCGAAGTAGACGCCTACGCCGAACAGCGAATCAGAGAGATGGGCGCAACACCGAGTTTTAAGGGCTATTACGGCTTTACCGGCTCTATTTGTATTTCGATCAATGATGAAGTGGTCCATGGCATTCCCCGGGCCGACAAACGCATTCACCAAGGGGACATCGTCAAAGTCGACACGGGTGCTTTTTTCAAGGGTTACCACGGCGATTCTTGCATTACGGTGGGGGTCGGTAAAAAAATCAAACCTGCGGCCCTGCGTCTGATGCAAGCGGCCGAGGAAGCCCTCTACAAAGGCATTGACCAGGTTAAAGCAGGGAATAGTCTCCTTGATATTGCTGGGGCCGTCGAAGATCACGTGCAGAGCTATGGCTACCATGTGGTGGAAGATTTCACCGGCCATGGGGTGGGCGCCGAACTTCATGAAGAACCATCAGTGTTTAACTTCCGCACCCGCGATCTGCCCAATGTGGTCTTGGAAGCAGGCATGGTCTTGGCGATCGAGCCGATTGTCAATGCAAAAACCAAGGAAACAATCACCCTCGATGATAAATGGACGGTGATCACCCCCGATAAGTCTCTGTCAGCTCAGTTTGAACATACGGTGCTGGTCACGGAAACGGGCTATGAGATCTTGACGGACCGCAATTTGGTGTAG
- a CDS encoding hypothetical protein (conserved hypothetical protein), whose product MFFLPFFVAQAQAPEPVEIVRPQEVRVLPGQLDSTPVFNSNSPEKVLGEGILLSTFPPAGKTNPEAHLDFAFSGRFDLFAHHVAEGSPEDLRDLHIGAIAYNPGDEPVTLYFHHGASYLSQPDAPFVTLEAQVPNPRGTVYAGPGSRVMDDLLRRRLQDIFPKQLTIAPQSYEMIFDLPIPVKELTPPLNGRSTYLELTSTGPLHIASLALFEKDDAEGNLRPPTFEEWQALVETGDLSTPRDRVPSVPGEPGALIYGRVAGVSEGGTWRTQIYDTPTWDLTIPASGETFSYGISTLVGGSHGTGQIQTAEMLRRYPDTAYAAHGNYGVFYDLTLPLHNPTEQNQTVTIALETPIKQEATNEALRFFDPLPTATFFRGPVRVNYRDDQGRLRTDYFHLVQRRGQMGDSLVTLEMPPGDRRLINVQLRYPPDATPPQVLTVKTQ is encoded by the coding sequence ATGTTTTTCCTTCCTTTCTTTGTGGCCCAGGCCCAAGCGCCGGAACCTGTTGAAATCGTCCGTCCCCAGGAAGTGCGGGTATTACCAGGACAACTAGACTCAACCCCAGTCTTTAATAGCAACAGCCCAGAAAAGGTGCTAGGAGAAGGTATTCTGCTGTCGACCTTTCCACCTGCGGGGAAAACCAATCCTGAGGCCCATCTGGATTTCGCTTTTTCGGGCCGCTTTGATCTGTTTGCCCACCATGTGGCTGAAGGCTCCCCGGAAGATCTGCGGGATTTGCACATCGGGGCGATCGCCTACAATCCGGGGGATGAGCCAGTTACTTTGTATTTCCACCACGGTGCGAGCTACTTGAGCCAACCGGATGCCCCTTTTGTTACCCTTGAGGCCCAAGTCCCGAATCCGAGGGGAACAGTCTATGCGGGGCCTGGTAGCCGGGTGATGGATGACTTACTGCGTCGTCGTCTCCAGGATATTTTCCCCAAGCAACTGACGATCGCCCCCCAGAGCTATGAAATGATTTTTGATCTGCCGATTCCGGTGAAAGAGTTGACACCGCCCCTCAACGGCCGCTCCACATATCTGGAACTCACGAGCACCGGGCCACTCCACATCGCGAGTTTGGCGCTATTTGAAAAGGATGATGCCGAAGGCAACCTGCGTCCCCCCACCTTCGAAGAATGGCAAGCCCTCGTGGAAACAGGTGACTTGTCTACCCCACGCGATCGCGTTCCTAGTGTGCCTGGAGAGCCCGGGGCCCTGATCTATGGTCGGGTAGCCGGGGTTTCTGAAGGTGGCACCTGGCGTACCCAGATTTACGATACTCCCACCTGGGATCTGACCATTCCCGCGTCAGGGGAAACGTTTTCCTATGGTATTAGTACCCTCGTTGGCGGTAGCCATGGTACGGGGCAAATCCAAACAGCAGAAATGCTGCGACGCTACCCAGACACCGCCTATGCCGCCCATGGAAACTATGGGGTGTTTTATGATTTAACGTTGCCCCTCCATAATCCGACGGAGCAGAACCAGACCGTCACCATTGCCCTCGAAACCCCCATTAAGCAGGAAGCCACCAACGAAGCCCTCAGATTTTTTGATCCTTTGCCGACGGCGACCTTTTTCCGGGGGCCGGTGCGGGTCAACTACCGTGATGATCAAGGCCGTCTGCGCACTGACTATTTTCACCTGGTCCAGCGACGGG